A single Argentina anserina chromosome 7, drPotAnse1.1, whole genome shotgun sequence DNA region contains:
- the LOC126801935 gene encoding 60S ribosomal protein L9-1, producing MKTILSSETMDIPDGVKIKVHAKIIEVEGPRGKLVRNFKHLNLDFQLIKDEETGQRKLKIEAWFGTRKTSAAIRTALSHVENLITGVTKGYRYKMRFVYAHFPINASITNEAKGIEIRNFLGEKKVRKVDMLDGVSITRSEKVKDELILDGNDIELVSRSCALINQKCHVKNKDIRKFLDGIYVSERGTIQTEE from the exons ATGAAGACCATTCTGTCGTCGGAGACCATGGACATCCCCGACGGGGTGAAGATCAAGGTCCACGCCAAGATCATCGAGGTCGAAGGCCCGCGTGGCAAGCTCGTCCGCAACTTCAAGCACCTCAACCTCGACTTCCAGCTCATCAAGGACGAGGAGACCGGGCAGCGCAAGCTCAAGATCGAGGCCTGGTTCGGTACCCGCAAGACCAGCGCCGCCATCAGGACTGCTCTCTCGCACGTCGAGAATCTCATCACCGGAGTCACCAAGGGGTACAGGTACAAGATGAGGTTCGTCTATGCTCATTTTCCGATCAACGCTTCGATCACCAATGAGGCCAAGGGTATTGAGATCAGAAACTTTCTCGGTGAGAAGAAG GTGAGAAAGGTGGATATGCTTGATGGTGTTTCTATCACCAGATCTGAGAAGGTGAAGGATGAGCTAATCTTGGACGGCAATGATATTGAACTTGTTTCTCGGTCATGTGCTCTGATCAACCAG aaatgccatgtcaagaaCAAGGATATCAGGAAGTTTCTTGATGGTATCTACGTTAGTGAGAGGGGAACCATCCAAACTGAGGAATGA